Part of the Lycium ferocissimum isolate CSIRO_LF1 chromosome 6, AGI_CSIRO_Lferr_CH_V1, whole genome shotgun sequence genome, TTTCAGGCTTGTAATTTCAATGcaatcatttttttaatctttgttCCCATGATCTTTAATCTTTTATTGTGTTGAGAAGAAACTTTTATGTCATTTGATTGCATGTTACTCAAAGCATATGGCTATATATAGAGAATACGTTTTTGCTGCCGCAAAGACtgcttaattttcttttcttacacaCTAATTCAATCTTGGGGTCTTCGAATTTATTCGTGGTTTCATAAAAAATGAAcgagataatatatatatttctctaTTGCTTAACGAGAGCTCATCGAAAGAATAGTCTTATGGGGCTAACACCTCGATATGTAGGATGTTCATATCTCATGAACGTACAAACTCCTTGGGTCTTACACCTTATATACATCAAAAGCGTCTCGCCAACACTTTACACCTTGAATTGTCCAATCTCTGTATCTCAGAACACTCAATAGTATTAAATAACGCCTTGAGTTTTATACCTTAATACACATCAAAAACGTTTTGTCCACGCTTTATGCCTTGAATTGTCCAACCTCTGTATCTCAGAACACTTTTTAGTATTAAATTTCTTCTCAATATTGTCTTGTGTGTTCCCCCAAGTTAAGAATTTGGCGAGTTAGGAATTATCATGTATGTTATATCCATAACCAATAGATAACTTATTATTTGTTgcactttttttaattttacacAACTTAATATATCTTCTatagatttttatatttaatcttTTTGTAAATCgtgattttgttttttaaaatgttgaaaactaaAAGTGTGTGGACTTACATTGGTGTAAATCTACCACACACATATTCAACCCATTGTTTGCCTATCAATAAtgcatcattttattttatttttaaataataatttattctACTAATCATCTTGAGCATTTTGAACGCGTTCAAGCAATAATATCAGATTGAAAGATGGAAAGCATAGAATCTCGTTGCCTACTTACTGAAAGCAAAAATTGAATGATCCATCATGAGTTCTATAATATTTTTAAGACATTACTAATCAAATAATCACATTTTAAAAACGAATCATATCCAACTAGGAGTCGGCCCAAAGGATGCCCACGAGATTTTGGACTTCCCAAGATCGAATAACAACTACTAGCATTTTGTGTCATTAAGTGCCTCAGGTTTTTATGATCTATAAAGATCCAACACTTTTCTCATACAATGAAAAGCAAATATAATAAATCGAGTATTAATTACATTGACTTGGCATTTAAAATATAGTAGTACAATCAAATTTTGACTGCTGTAGAGAACATATAATAAAACaaggtaaagaaaaagaagatgaatgCAACAAACATGACACTTGAGAATTCctgcaggaaaaaaaaatggttggTTTTGAATCCTATCAATACTAGCTTTGTTTTTGATGGACTTGATAATAGGTTTGGATGCCTGCTAGAAATGTATCAGTGACTTGCAAGCCAATGACAAAAATTGCTGCAATAAGTGCAAAAACAGTCCATGGGGTAGTGAAATGAGTGTTCTTCCACTCAGCAATCCATATTTTCCCTTTGCTAATGTGATGTTTCTCAATTTTGTCTTTCACATCAACATAGGCATGTGGATTAGGCACCAAATTTCTTGCTATCTCATTGAAGAGATCTGCAACTTCTTGATCACTACCAAGAAAGTTAAGAAGTATACCTTTGGATCTCAATACCTTCACATCTTCAGCATGATCAATTAGTGAAGCCATGAAGCAAAGATAAGATGTAACGCCAAAGTCATCTGGTGTATCAGGGCATGCCTCATATGCAACCAAGTTTAAAAACTCCGACTTGGTTGAATCATCTATGGTTATTGGAGGAATTGTTAAAAGAGCTGAGCAGTGAAATGAATTGAACTTAACGTCTGAAAGACGACGACTCTTTCCAGGCCTGAAATGGATTCCTGCTCTCCGCAGCTCCTTGGCAGAACGATACGAGCACCAGTCACCCCTTAGATAGCATCCACCTTCTAAGAAAGCGTTTGGATCTATGTGATGTGTTCTTAGTAGCTCGAGGAGATGAGCAGGAAGCGGGTTTTTCATGCTTTTTTGTTTGGTAAGGGAAGGCCCTTCTCCTTCACAAATCTTACCAAGAAAGAGAATTCCCtcaaagaaatcaagaaagaaatccTTGATACTTTGAATGAATCCGTGACCTTGAGGAGGCTTTTTATGTGCACTCGAGATGAACGTTTTAATCATCTCCATTCCTTCATTATCTTTGAACTTACAGCTCATTAACACCTGCAAGACTTCAAATGGTAACTGATTTTCAAGTAAGAAAAGATCACGACGAATGAAGGCTATATCGTGGCTCTTCATTTTCAGCTCTTTATAATTGCCAGTGACAATGCAGTAAAAGTATTGGAGGATAAAGCATCCATCCAGGAACATCATCTGTGAAAACTCCTCATCGCTGTAATCTTTAATCAATGCATCAGCATAACACTCCCTGACATTAGGCACAATGTTCTTGACCTTTTTGTAAAGCTCATCAATGGACACTGCATTTGTCGAAAGCCATGGTAAGACCCCTTCAGGTCTTGGTTTGGTACTATCTTGATCAGCAAACTGAATTGCCAGTAGCTCCTTGTACTTCTCCATAGGCTGAAACTTTAATTTACCATGGTGAAATGGACCGATTGAAACCACAAGGGGCTCATAACACCTTATGTTTGATTCAATCTCGCGATGCATTTTTGGGACCATTTGAATTTTTGGCTTCTGTGATGAGCCAATGTACCCTCTTCTCTTCTCCAAGGAACATAGCCATTGTCTCTCACTTTCACtgatttcatgagaatttgagTTTGAATCTCGATGGATTATAATGCTCCATTCATCAGCAAAATCTTCATTGCCGATGCTCCTACCTTCTTCTCTAGTAACCATTGTTCCTTTAGCAGATTGTTTGTCCATCTTTTTTGAAACCTCCTCAAATTATGGAACCTATATCTTGATAGtaattg contains:
- the LOC132059080 gene encoding putative UPF0481 protein At3g02645, which gives rise to MDKQSAKGTMVTREEGRSIGNEDFADEWSIIIHRDSNSNSHEISESERQWLCSLEKRRGYIGSSQKPKIQMVPKMHREIESNIRCYEPLVVSIGPFHHGKLKFQPMEKYKELLAIQFADQDSTKPRPEGVLPWLSTNAVSIDELYKKVKNIVPNVRECYADALIKDYSDEEFSQMMFLDGCFILQYFYCIVTGNYKELKMKSHDIAFIRRDLFLLENQLPFEVLQVLMSCKFKDNEGMEMIKTFISSAHKKPPQGHGFIQSIKDFFLDFFEGILFLGKICEGEGPSLTKQKSMKNPLPAHLLELLRTHHIDPNAFLEGGCYLRGDWCSYRSAKELRRAGIHFRPGKSRRLSDVKFNSFHCSALLTIPPITIDDSTKSEFLNLVAYEACPDTPDDFGVTSYLCFMASLIDHAEDVKVLRSKGILLNFLGSDQEVADLFNEIARNLVPNPHAYVDVKDKIEKHHISKGKIWIAEWKNTHFTTPWTVFALIAAIFVIGLQVTDTFLAGIQTYYQVHQKQS